The Stigmatella aurantiaca DW4/3-1 genome contains the following window.
ACACCTGGAGGTCCGGAGCCCCGGATCCGCAGAGAGAGCGAGGCCTGACAATGGCGACGGTCGAAATCAGCAGCAAGGAATTCTTCAAGGATACCGTGAGCAAGGAGGGCATCGTCCTCCTGGACTGGTGGGCCGAGTGGTGCGGTCCCTGCCGGAACTTCGGGCCCATCTACGAGCAGGTCTCCGACAAGCACAAGGATCTCACCTTCGGGAAGATCGACACGGATGCGCAGCCCGAGTTGGCCCACGCGTTCGAGATTCGCTCCATTCCCACGCTGATGGTGTTCCGGGATGGCATCCTGTTGTTGGAGCAGGCCGGTGCCCTGCCCGCCGCTGCCCTGGAGGATCTCATCTCCAAGGTGCGGGCCCTGGACATGGACGAAGTGCGCAAGCAGGTGGCCGCGCAGCGCGCAGCGTCCGAGCCGCCCAAGGCGTGAGCGTGCTCCGGGCCGTTCTCTTCGACATGGATGGGGTGCTCCTCAAGAGCGAGGAGGCCTGGGCCCACGTGGTGGCGGCCGCGGGAGAGCACTTCCGTGGCTCCCCCGTGACGCGCGAGGAGTTCGCGCCCACCTTCGGCCAGGGCACGAAGGCGGACACCGAGGTCTTCCGGCTGGGTTGCACGACGGAGGAACTGGACCGCTTCTACACCGAGCACTTTCCGCGCTATTCGGAGCACGTCTGGGTGAACCCGGAGGCGCGGCCCCTGCTGGAGGCGCTGGGCCAGCGAGGGCTGCGGCGGGCGGTGGTGACGAACACGGCATCGACGCTGGCCCCCTCGTTGCTGGGGGCGGCGCATCTGGCCGAACTCTTCGAGTGCGTGGCGTGCGCGAACCTGGTGCCCCGCTCCAAGCCCGCGCCGGACCTGGTGCTGTATGCCCTGGAGAAGCTGGGCGTGGCGGCCAGCGAGGCGGTGATGATTGGCGACTCGCGCTATGACCGGGGCGCGGCGACCGCGGCCGGGGTGCGCTTCGTGGGGCTGGGGCTGGACGGGGACGTGCGCGTCGAGCGGTTGGGAGAGCTGCTCGGCCACGTTCGCTGAGCCTACAGCGGCTTCACCGCGCACACGCCACCCCCATTGAGGTGGGCCTGGTCCACGATGCTCTGGGTGACGAACTCCCAGAGCGTCTTCACGTCATAGGCGCCTGGCTCGTAGACGACGGGCTTGCCTTCGTTGTCGAGCAACTCCCCGCCCTGCATGCCCCGGAGGTCCAGCAACTGCTGGGTGGCGAGCCCCTCGGAGGTGATGACCTTGTCCGGGCCCGCCGTGGCGGCGAAGGGCTCGAAGCGCAGTTGCACGCCGCGGTGGGTGCCCAGCCGGTCGTAGAACATGTGCTCGGCGTGGATGGTGATCTCCGCTTCGGCAGTGGAGTTCTCCGGGACGACGATGCCCTGGGTCCCATCCACGCCGTTGATGCAGTTCTCCATGCGTGCGTTCACCGGGAATCCGAAGGAGAAGTGGTACACGCCCGTGCCCACCTTCACGGCTTCGCCTTCCAGCCAGTAGCTGTAGCCCCGCGAGCGCACCCGGGCGAGATCCTCGGCGGAGACGTTTCCGTCAGGTAACTCGGTGCGGTCATCCGGCGGACGCACCACGAAGCCCACGTTCCAGCGCCCAGCCGCGAGCCCTGTCAGCTCGTTCAGCGCCACGTCCCCCTTTTGCAGATCCACCAGGACGTGCCGGGGCGAGGCATGTTGCTCCCCATTGTCCGAGGTGAGGACGAAGTCCCCCACGGCGACCAGATACTTGGTGAAGCGGACAGACCAGCCGTCGGCGAACAGGTGGCTGGGATAACCGTCCTGAGCACCCTCCTCACCGCTCATCACCACCCGGACATCTCCGGTGGCCGTGGGTGAGCACGCCCCCGAGAGCAGAAAGGCCACGGCGATCGCGGAGCGTCCAAGTCCAGGAAATGAAATTCGGGTGTTCATGCACCTAAGAAGTAGATGCAACTCAGTTGCGAGTCAAGCCAGCGCTGGTGTATGGGCCGTGCGGTGTGGATTTCCCTTTTGTGGTTGGGGGCCTTGAGTGCCGCTCCCATCGAGGCCGTCGAGTCGCCCCCGGTTCCAGTGGAGGCCGCTTCCCCCGTGCTCCCCCCCGAGGCGCTTCCGCTGGAAGTCCCGGTGACGGTGGTGAGGGGGCAGGGAGCACGTCCGCCTCCCGTGGCGGCGGGGGACTTTCACATCCAGGTGGGACAGCTCGCCGACGTGCCGAGGAACTCAGCCACAGAGCTCTTGCTGCTCGCCCCCGGGGTGATGCTGGCCAACCACGGTGGGGAGGGCCACGCGGAGACAGTGTTCATCCGGGGGTTCGACGCGGGCGAGGGCAAGGACGTGGAGTTCCGGCTCAACGGCGTGCCGCTCAACGAGGTGTCCCATGCGCACGGTCACGGCTACGCGGACACGTACTTCATCATCCCCGAACTGGTGGACGCGTTGCACATCACCGAGGGCCCGTACGATCCGGCACAGGGCGATTTCGGCGTGGCGGGGACGGTGGAGTACCAGCTTGGGCTGAAGCAGCGGGGGCTGAAGGTGTCGGGCAGCTACGGCAGCTTCCACTCGCGGCGGCTGGCGTTGGTGTGGGGCCCTCGGGAGACGGGGGAGTCCACCTTCGTGGGGCTGCTGCTGCGCCAGGGACATGGCTTCGGCCCCAACCGCGCTTATGCGAACGCGGGCGCCATGGCGCAGGGCGAGCTGGCGGTGGGAGATACCTCACGTCTGAGGCTCTTCGGGGCAGGCTACGCGGCCCGGTTTTCCTCGGCGGGCGTCATCCGGGAGACGGACTGGGTGGCGCGACGCCTGGACTGCGGCCCCTCGGAGGATGAGCAGTTCTTCTGTCTGTACGATCCAAATCAGGGGGGGGCGGCGCAGCGGTACCTGGGCTCGGTGGAGCTGATGACGCGCCTGAAGCGGGGAGGCCGCTTCATCCAGCAGGCTTTCGGGGTGCAGCGGCAGATGCGCATCCGGGAGAACTTCACCGGTTTTCTCAATGACCAAACGCCCCCCGTGGGCGAGCCCCAGCGCGGCGACAACACGGAGCAGTCCTACACGGGCACCACCTTGGGGCTTCGCGGGCGGTACACGCCGGGCATTACTTGGTGGGAGCAGCCTCAACCGCTGGAACTGGGCTACTTCATCCGCTCCGACACCGTGCACACGCGCTCCCGCCGGTTGAGGGACCGGGGCGGCGCGCCGTACCTCACCCTCTTCGACAACGAGGTCCGAGTGACGAACCTGGGCGCCTACGTCTCTGGGAAGCTGTTGCCGCGTCCCTGGCTGCTCCTGCGCGGAGGGGCCCGGCTGGACAGCTTCCTCTTCGGCGTGGAGGACCAGAATCGTCCCGAGGAGGATCGCCAAGGGGCGCGCATCCCCTCGGAGGCCATCGAGGCCTATGGCTTCACGCTCAGCCCCCGGCTGTCCGTGGAGGCCCGGCTGACGCCGAGGCTCTCCTGGCTCACGAGCGTGGGCCTGGGGGCGCGCTCCAGCGATGCCGCCGCGCTCTCGGACGCGGAGTTCGCCCCGTTTGCCCGCGTCACCTCGGCGGAGACGGGGCTGGGCTATACGGCGGGCGGCGAGACGCTCACGGTGGAGGCCCGGGGCGCCGTCTTCGCCACGCGCGTCTCGCAGGACTTCGTGTTCGACGAGGAGGCCGGCCGCAATCAGCCGGTGGGGGCTTCCCAGCGGGTGGGCGCGTTCTCGATGGCGCGGCTGACGCTCCAGGAGCGGGTCGATGTGCAGGCGAGCGTCGCGTGGTCCCGCGCCTCGCTGCCCGCGTCCGGGGCCTCCCCGTGGAAGCTGTTCGAGGGGACCGTCATGCCCTACATCCCCGGGTTTCTCGGGCGGCTGGACGCCTCCGTGCGCGGGGAGGCGGCGCTCTGGGGCGAGCGGGTGGGGTGGAACGTGGCGCTGGGACACAGCACCATCGGCCCCAAGCCTCTTCCGCTGGACCGCTTCAGCGAGCCCATCTTCCTGTTCGACGCGGCGCTCCGGGGACGATGGAAGGCGGTGGAATTGGGGCTGACGGTGGAGAACCTCCTGGACGCGCGCTGGCGGGAGGCCGAGTTCAACTACGTCTCCAATTTCCGCGGCGCGGAGGCCCCCGCCTCCCTGCTGGCCACGCGCCACTTCTCGGCCGGCGCTCCCCGGACCCTTCGCGGCACGCTGACGGTGTACCTGGACTTCGAGGAGGAGCACCCATGAGGACGACACGGCGGACCTTCGCGCGGTGGCTGGGCACGGGCCTGCTGACAGGCATGGGGGGCGTGCGGTGCGGGCTCTCGGGGACGGGAGGCCGCCCGGTGACCTTTCAGATGGGATTGCGCACCGCCCTGGCGCCCGGTGAGGCGCAAGTGGGCCGCTTCACCACGGACACGGGATGGCAGGTGGAGCTGACGGTGGCGAGGATGCTGCTGGGGCCCATCTACCTCTTCGAGAATCCCTCGCCGCTGCAAGGCTCCCGGCCGGGACGGCTCTGGCGGGGAATGGGCGAGCTGCTGCTGCCCACCGCGCACGCGCACGAGACGTTCTTCTCGGGGGGCCGGGTGCTGGGGGAGTGGGACCGGGAGGTGGTGTTCGATCTGCTGGCGGGAGAAGGCGCCCCGCTCGTGCTGGGCAGGTCCCCGGGAATCGCGGGGACCGTGCGTTCTTTCTCGCTGCTGCTCCAGCCCGCGAGCGCGGGAGGACCCGGGGCGGCGGCCGCGCTGGAAGGCCACTCGGTGGTGCTGGAGGGCATGGCTTCCCGGGAGGGACACACGGTGGCGTTCCGGGCGGGGTTGGATTTCCCACCTCCGCTGGAGATGCAGCGGGTGGAGTTCGTGCCCAGTGAGGTGGCACTGGACGACGAGGGGGTGTTCTTCGTGGAGCCGAAGCCACATGCCTGGTTTTCGGGGACGCACTTCGACCGGCTGGAGGCCCCGGAAGGGGGAGGCCCGGTGCTGGCGGCCCCAGAGAGTCAGGTCTATCGAGCGCTCTTTATCAACCTGAGGAGGCACACGGCCTTCACGAGTGCCTGGGTCCCGGAAGTGAAGGAAGGGATGGGCATGGCTGCTCATAAAGAGCGGTAGACTCCCAGGGCGGGAGGCCACGTCTGAAACCGCTCATCGCCTGGCTCCATCTGTCGGACATCCACTTCGGTCATGGAAGCGCGGCCCACGGTTGGGATCAGCAGCTCGTTCTCTCGTGCTTGCGGAAGGATGTCGCGGGTGAAGGGCTCGGAGATTCCCTCTCCAGAGCTCACGCTGGTGACAGGCGACATCGCCTTCAGCGGCGCCTCCCGGGTGCGTACAGGTCAGACGGAGAGCACCGAGTACCAGGAGGCCTCCCTGTGGCTGCAAGAGCTCGGACAAGACCTTGGCATCTCGCCCTCTCGCATCTTCACCGTGCCGGGCAACCATGATGTCCAACGTGCCGCGGATGGCGAGCCCGCCGTCGCTCAGCTGGTCAAGGAGATGCGCGAGGGGCGGGTGGAATTGGACGCGGCGTTGGCCGACCCTGGCCAGCGCGTGCTGCTGGCTCGCCGCCAAGCCAACTACCTCGCATGGGCTGCTGGCTTCGCCCCTGCCTGCATGGAGTCCTCCCGGCCCCCGGAGGAGCGGTTGTTCTGGATGCACCGGATGGCGCTCGCCGAGGGCGTTCGCTTGCGTCTGGTGGGGCTGAATACCGCGCTGCTCTCCGCCGATGACACGGACCGGGGCAAATTGCGGCTCGGCAACGAGCAACTGGCACGCTCTCTCCTCATGCCGTCCGTTGAGCCTCAGGCGTTCACCCTGATCCTCAGCCATCATCCCTTGCGCAGCCAGTGGATGGCAGACGAGGAGAACGCAGACGCCTGGATTCGCAACCACGCGCATTTGCACCTCTCGGGGCACGTGCATGAGGCGGACTCCGAGCAGGCCCGCTCCGGGGCGGGAGGACAGTTCGTCCGTGTCGTCGCGGGGGCGGCCCATGGTGAGCAGATGCCGGTGGGGGTCTCCGCGGGGCATGGCTACAACATCGCGGCCGTCTTCCTCTCGGAGGGTGGACAGCTGATCCTCCGAGTGTGGCCGCGGCGATGGTCGGACAAGCACAAGCTGTTCCTCCCGGACCAGGACAACGTTCCCCCCGGACAACCCTATGCCGAACATGCAATGCGGGCATTGGCGCTGGGTTCCCGGGTTCAACCCGCCTCTTCTCCTGCCTCGCGTGCCCCCGTGGCGGGGCCCGCCAAAGCCCCGATCGATCAGCAGATCGCCGGTCTCCATTCCGCCCTGCTGCTGACGATGCAGAGACCGGGTCTGGATGACCCGTCCCTGGTCTTGCTGAGCAATACGGCGGTCAAACTGAAGCAACTGATCCTCAGTGCACCTGACCACCTCGACGCACCCGTGAATATCCGCCTGGAATGGGAGGATCAGGTGGCGAAGAAGGTGACGCCGGACGCCTCGCCAGAAATCCGGCGTCTCTTCGCGGAACACCAGAAGTGGATCGCCGAAGCACTGAAGGAGGCGAATGCCCCTCAGGGGCACGAAGCCCCGGTAGACGGTCCATACTCCTATGACGACATGGTGGGGGTGGACCTTGCGCGAGGGCTGAAGCTGCTCCTCGGTCAGGATGAACTGGCGGAGAGCGAAGGCGTGGAGTGGGTGCTCTCCGGGGGAATTTCCAGGGCCGCGGAACGGCTGGAAAAAATCAAGGCAGCAGGACAGCTCGAAGCGGTTTTCGATGTCCTCTGGCGGCGCTTGCCGAGGATACGGCTCTATCACCCAGAAAGCTTTTCAGCACTGATGGGCTATCTGCTGTGGAGCAACAAGACCCGTTGGGCCGCCAGGTTGTCCCATGTGTCGCTGTGCTGCTCCAGCGAAACCCGGCGCCAAGATGCAGAGCCTGTCCTGGCCCAGGCCGCCGTGGCGGACAGGAGGGTCCTGGCTTCCTTTCTCTTGACCCACCCCCGGAAAGAGTGCCGGAGTCTGGCCATCGAGCTGCTTCCTCCCGTGGAGCGTTGGGACGCCCTTCTCTGTGAGAACGTTCCTCTGCTGATGACCCATGAGCTCTTGAGCCAGATGCAGGTGGACTGCCGGAGTGAGCACATCGCGGTGACCGCGCGCGCTTGCGGCAATCCCCTCACGCAGGGGCTCACGAGAAGCTTCATGGAGTCCTTCAAGAGCTTCTTCTTGCAGCAGCCGGTGGAAGATGCCAAGCCTGCGAATCTCCGGAGTATTCCGCTGCCCATTCAGCGGAAGCTCGCCCATGACGGACACTTCATCGAGTACTTCATTTGCAGCGCCCGTGATCCGATTGCGCTCGAGACGATCCCCCACGTGATGCCTTGGATTGTCTCGGGGGCGAGAAACGGCTCAACACGCAATATCCCATCAAGGTCGCCTTCTGCAAGAACCCGAAAGCCAAGGCCCCTTTGCTGATGAAGTTCATTCCCACGCTCAACCGGTATGATCTGAAGGCCGTCTCCCAGGACAAGATGGCAAGCGGCTTCGCTCGAGAGCATGCGAGCAGGCTCCTGGCGGTTCGGAACTGATTCCACTGGCGCGGACCGGGTCTGGTGACAGCAGTCCTCAGCGGTGACCCGAGTCACCGGACTTCTGTTCCGCTTCAGGCGTTAACCCCTGGATTTTATGAGAAAGGAAGGTGTCGCTGAGTGTGGCATGAAAGCCGCACTGGGAGTCTCTCGCCATACACAACGCCTCTTTGTCCCCTTGGGAGATTCCAATCATGATCAGTGTCAATCGCAACCAGCCGGCGGCCGCCGCAGTTGCCCGCTCTACCCCGGAGAAGCCTCCCGAGACAGCTGCCCCGGCGGCTGTTGCCTCCAATGCCGCCACGCAGCAGTCCGCGATGGATGTCTTCGAAGCCCAGGGGATGCAGAACTCCAGTGCGGACAAAAACAGCATGAACACCAGCAGCGAGACGTTGAAAGACAACTCCAGCATGACCTCCAGCGGGGTGGGGGCTGGTATCGTCGAGCCCTCGGAGATCGTGGACCTTGGTCAGGCGGATCTCAGCAATCCCAGCACCGTTGATGATCTGTCAAAGACGTTTGGCGTTGAGGGGGTCAAGCTCGCAAAACGCGTGAGCGACTCGGAGTTCGACGGAGCCCTTGTGGGCGTCGACAAGACCATCAAGCTGGAGGATCTTGGCGGGAAGAAGGACCAAGGCCCCGTGAAGCTCGACGACATCGAAGGCTTCACGCCGAAGAACAGCCACGCCCAGCGGCCCGAGACCATCATCCAGATCAATGGCATCAACACGAACCTGAGTGAGCAGAAGACAGCCCTCCAGGCCACCGCCGATGCGACCGGTGCCAAGGTCGTTGGCATTCACAACGCCACGGATGGCTTTATCGGGGACCTGGCGCAGAGCGTGGGTGACAAGACCAACCTGGGGAAGAACCTCGCCGTGGACTCGCTGCGGGATACCGTCCTCAGCGAGCTGAGGGCCGGTAAGAACGTGCACCTGATGGCGCACAGCCAGGGAGGGCTCATCACCAGCCGGGCACTCGGACAAGTCGCCGATGAGCTCAAGAAAGAGGGGAAGTCCGACCTGCTCTACAAGGTCAAGGCAGAGACGTTTGGCGCGGCGTCGGGCCGCTACCCGGACGGCCCCCGTTATGTGCACTACATCAACAAAGGAGACCCGGTCTCCAATGTGTTTGGCGTGGAAGGGAAGACGAGCTTCATGAACCACCCTGGCAAGGACGCCATGGGCCGCGACGCGCGGATCGTTGGTTTCTCGGACAAGAGCGGCATCGCGGCGCACAACTACAACGATGTGTACTTGAATCACCGCAAGGACTTCGACCTCATGTATCACGGGCCGGGGCTGGTGGTTCAGGACCCGAACCGCCCCAGACCGTTCCATTTCAAGCCAGACTGACCTGTTTGCGGTGGTGAGCCCTGCTTGGGCTCGGGGCTGGGCGGTTACCGGGTGAGGACGGTCTTGCCATGGGTGCGGCCTTCCCACATGGCGCGCAAGGCTTCTTCGGCCCGTTCCATGGGCAGGACGTGGCCGATCTCGGGTTTGATCCCGGCATTGCGAACGAACTGGAGGAGCTGGTTCATCTCCTCCAGCGTGCCCATGACGCTGCCCTGCACCGTGAGCTGCTCCATGAAGACGCGGACGAGATCGAGGGTGGGCTCATGGCCGGTGGTGACGCCGACGGTGATGACGGTCCCCCCCCGCCGGGCGGATTGCAGCGTGTGCGCCCACGTTGCCTGACCCACGCTGTCCATGACCGCATCGACGCGGCGCGGGAGCTTGGCGCCGGCGTCAAAGCTGCGATGGGCTCCCAGCCGCTCGGCCAGCTCGCGGCCCTGGCGGTTGCGGCTCGTCACCCAGACCTCGATGCCAGCGGCGCGGCCGAGCTGGATGAGCGCCGTGGACACACCCCCGGAGGCGCCCTGGACCAGCATCGTTTCTCCGGGCCGCAGGCAGGCTTGGGTGAAGAGCATGCGATAAGCGGTCAGCCATGCCGTCCCCATCACCGAGGCATCCAGCGCCGAGAGGCCCTCCGGCCGGGGGATGGCGTTGCGCTGGGGAACCGCGACAAAGTCAGCGAAGGTGCCCGGAACCCGCTCGCTGAAGATATGCCAGCTGGGATCGAGCATGTCGTCCCCTCGCCAGCCGGGGGAGTTCAGGACCGGGTAGATGACCACCTCCGTCCCGTCATCGAGTGTGCCGGCTCCGTCGTTGCCCAGAATCATGGGAAATGGAATGGGGTGCGCTTCGTGCCCGGAGATGCCGCGCAAGGTGAAGAGGTCATGCCGGTTGAGGCTGGCATGGGAGACTTTGACCCGAACCCAGCCATCTGGAATCACGGGCTCGGGGCGCTCCCCCACGGCGAGGGCCGAGAGGGGATCATCGAAGCTTGGATGAGATGCGTAGACAGCGAGCATGGGAAAGATTCCAGAGACCCCATTCGAGGGGCGCCAGCCCTCTCATACTGGTCAGGCGCGGCCGCTGACAAGAACGCACGAAAAAGTGGGGAACGCACCCCAAGGTCAGTGCCCTGGAATTCTCCGCACGGCTTTCTCTGTCTTAGAAGGACTGCTCCAGGATCGCGTGAAACTTCGAGGCTCCCATGAAATGGGCCCGCAAGTCGGCATCGTCTCCTGGCGTGGTGAAGCGGACGCGGGAGGTGATACCCGCGCACGCGGGAGGCGTCTGCTCCAGCGCTGAGTCGACCGGTGTTCCGCTCGCGAGCTGGCTCAGGGACACGGAAACCTGCACGTCGAGAAAGAGGAGATAGGAGGCCTCGGGCAGCAGGCGCAGGCGCGTGTGGCCGGAAGGGGCGCCGCCGTCCGATGGCACCGTGACCTCGTAATACTTGTGGGTCACGTCCGTCCGGGGAAGCGTGCCGGTGGGGGTGGCGGATGCGCTCACGGCAGCGGTGGCGTCGGCCAGGGTGTGGCCGCAGGCGTGGTTGAGCAGCTCGTCGTTGGGGGCTGTCTGGAAGTCCAGCCGGCCGTCCCCAAGTCCCGCGTGGGCCGCGTCGAGGGAGTGGCCCTCGGCATCCTGGAAGCCCCTCAGGTCCACCGCGTAGGCGTTCTCCCCGTAGAGCACCGGGCCCCCTTCCTCGGGCTGGAGCACGGTCAACGTCAGCGTCTTGGCATCCACGGACCAGGTGCCTTCCACGGGGCGCGGTTCGGCATGGGGATCCGTCTTGTCATAGAGCATGGTTTGGGTGATGGAGGTGTCCATGGGCACGTTGAACGTGACGGTGAGCACCTTGCGCTCGGCCAGCCCCTTCTGGCCCGTGGTGCGGTAGTACACCTCCACGGGGTACAGGTCCGTGCTGCCCTCGGCTGGGACGGAAGAGAGGACCCAGGGCCCCCCGGCGTCACCGGGCCCCGCATCCGGCGCGCCGCCATCGCCTCCATCCGGGCTGCCCGCGTCCGGAGCGCCGCCTGCGTCCGGAGGGCCTCCGTCTTGGCCAGGAGGGGAGGGTGTCCCGGGTTCATCGTCACCGCAACCCGCGGAGAGTGACAGGGCACAGCACGCAACGAGCAGGACGGTGAAGGGAAGACGGCGCATTCGAGAATCTCGGGAGCACAAGGGGCACACAACAAGGGCCGGGGCGCCCCGCGCTTGGCAAGGCACCCCGGCGGAGGATGAGCGGAAGGCTTACCCAGGGAGCGTTAGCAGCCCGCGCCCGGGTGGACGGACGCGTTGCTGTCGTTGCAATCGGTGTCGTCCAGCACGTAGTTGGCGGGCGGCACGCACGCGGTCAACTTGTAGATGTTGGTGTTGCCATAACCATCCCCGTCCGCGTCCTGGAAGTAATAGTTGCGCAGGTCTTCCACCCGCTCCGCGCCAATGCCCACCGAGCTCGACGACGTAGGGCCGAACACCAGTTGGTAGGTGGTGTTGCCCGTGAGGTTGTAGACCGACACCGTCGTCAGCGCGCAGCCCGAGACAGCGACGGAGTGCGTGAGCACGGGAGAGATCGTCGAGGTGCCGTCCTCGCTCTTCACCACCAGTGGCGTGGCGTTGTTGCGGTAGAAGGCCCACGCATACTGGGTGCCCACGCTGTCCGCGGCCTTCTTGGCTGGCTTGAACTTCACCGTGCCCACGCGCGAGGAGCCCGAGCCCGTCAGGTTGACCGTGTAGTAGGTGTGCGTGGTGTTGATGTTGGGGCTGGTGCCCGCGAAGTTCTCCGTGGCGCTCGCGTTGACGGTGAGGGCCGGGCCGTTGTTCACATGGTGGCAGGTGTGGTCCGCGACGTTCGCGGCCAGCTGCGTGCAGCCCGCCTCCAGCACCAAGCCCTGTTCCTGCTGTTGTGGCGGTTCCTCTTCCTGGACATCGGTGGTGCCGCAGGCCGCCAGCCCAAGGCCCAGCACGGCGCCCCAGATGTTCCGCATCGTCGTTGTCTTCATGTCATGTCCTCAGGGTGAGTCATGGAGGCACGGCGCTCACCGTGAGCGCCGTTGTCTCTCCATGG
Protein-coding sequences here:
- the trxA gene encoding thioredoxin produces the protein MATVEISSKEFFKDTVSKEGIVLLDWWAEWCGPCRNFGPIYEQVSDKHKDLTFGKIDTDAQPELAHAFEIRSIPTLMVFRDGILLLEQAGALPAAALEDLISKVRALDMDEVRKQVAAQRAASEPPKA
- a CDS encoding HAD family hydrolase codes for the protein MLRAVLFDMDGVLLKSEEAWAHVVAAAGEHFRGSPVTREEFAPTFGQGTKADTEVFRLGCTTEELDRFYTEHFPRYSEHVWVNPEARPLLEALGQRGLRRAVVTNTASTLAPSLLGAAHLAELFECVACANLVPRSKPAPDLVLYALEKLGVAASEAVMIGDSRYDRGAATAAGVRFVGLGLDGDVRVERLGELLGHVR
- a CDS encoding TonB-dependent receptor, with amino-acid sequence MQLSCESSQRWCMGRAVWISLLWLGALSAAPIEAVESPPVPVEAASPVLPPEALPLEVPVTVVRGQGARPPPVAAGDFHIQVGQLADVPRNSATELLLLAPGVMLANHGGEGHAETVFIRGFDAGEGKDVEFRLNGVPLNEVSHAHGHGYADTYFIIPELVDALHITEGPYDPAQGDFGVAGTVEYQLGLKQRGLKVSGSYGSFHSRRLALVWGPRETGESTFVGLLLRQGHGFGPNRAYANAGAMAQGELAVGDTSRLRLFGAGYAARFSSAGVIRETDWVARRLDCGPSEDEQFFCLYDPNQGGAAQRYLGSVELMTRLKRGGRFIQQAFGVQRQMRIRENFTGFLNDQTPPVGEPQRGDNTEQSYTGTTLGLRGRYTPGITWWEQPQPLELGYFIRSDTVHTRSRRLRDRGGAPYLTLFDNEVRVTNLGAYVSGKLLPRPWLLLRGGARLDSFLFGVEDQNRPEEDRQGARIPSEAIEAYGFTLSPRLSVEARLTPRLSWLTSVGLGARSSDAAALSDAEFAPFARVTSAETGLGYTAGGETLTVEARGAVFATRVSQDFVFDEEAGRNQPVGASQRVGAFSMARLTLQERVDVQASVAWSRASLPASGASPWKLFEGTVMPYIPGFLGRLDASVRGEAALWGERVGWNVALGHSTIGPKPLPLDRFSEPIFLFDAALRGRWKAVELGLTVENLLDARWREAEFNYVSNFRGAEAPASLLATRHFSAGAPRTLRGTLTVYLDFEEEHP
- a CDS encoding metallophosphoesterase family protein, which codes for MSRVKGSEIPSPELTLVTGDIAFSGASRVRTGQTESTEYQEASLWLQELGQDLGISPSRIFTVPGNHDVQRAADGEPAVAQLVKEMREGRVELDAALADPGQRVLLARRQANYLAWAAGFAPACMESSRPPEERLFWMHRMALAEGVRLRLVGLNTALLSADDTDRGKLRLGNEQLARSLLMPSVEPQAFTLILSHHPLRSQWMADEENADAWIRNHAHLHLSGHVHEADSEQARSGAGGQFVRVVAGAAHGEQMPVGVSAGHGYNIAAVFLSEGGQLILRVWPRRWSDKHKLFLPDQDNVPPGQPYAEHAMRALALGSRVQPASSPASRAPVAGPAKAPIDQQIAGLHSALLLTMQRPGLDDPSLVLLSNTAVKLKQLILSAPDHLDAPVNIRLEWEDQVAKKVTPDASPEIRRLFAEHQKWIAEALKEANAPQGHEAPVDGPYSYDDMVGVDLARGLKLLLGQDELAESEGVEWVLSGGISRAAERLEKIKAAGQLEAVFDVLWRRLPRIRLYHPESFSALMGYLLWSNKTRWAARLSHVSLCCSSETRRQDAEPVLAQAAVADRRVLASFLLTHPRKECRSLAIELLPPVERWDALLCENVPLLMTHELLSQMQVDCRSEHIAVTARACGNPLTQGLTRSFMESFKSFFLQQPVEDAKPANLRSIPLPIQRKLAHDGHFIEYFICSARDPIALETIPHVMPWIVSGARNGSTRNIPSRSPSARTRKPRPLC
- a CDS encoding zinc-binding dehydrogenase; this encodes MLAVYASHPSFDDPLSALAVGERPEPVIPDGWVRVKVSHASLNRHDLFTLRGISGHEAHPIPFPMILGNDGAGTLDDGTEVVIYPVLNSPGWRGDDMLDPSWHIFSERVPGTFADFVAVPQRNAIPRPEGLSALDASVMGTAWLTAYRMLFTQACLRPGETMLVQGASGGVSTALIQLGRAAGIEVWVTSRNRQGRELAERLGAHRSFDAGAKLPRRVDAVMDSVGQATWAHTLQSARRGGTVITVGVTTGHEPTLDLVRVFMEQLTVQGSVMGTLEEMNQLLQFVRNAGIKPEIGHVLPMERAEEALRAMWEGRTHGKTVLTR
- a CDS encoding Ig-like domain-containing protein — encoded protein: MRRLPFTVLLVACCALSLSAGCGDDEPGTPSPPGQDGGPPDAGGAPDAGSPDGGDGGAPDAGPGDAGGPWVLSSVPAEGSTDLYPVEVYYRTTGQKGLAERKVLTVTFNVPMDTSITQTMLYDKTDPHAEPRPVEGTWSVDAKTLTLTVLQPEEGGPVLYGENAYAVDLRGFQDAEGHSLDAAHAGLGDGRLDFQTAPNDELLNHACGHTLADATAAVSASATPTGTLPRTDVTHKYYEVTVPSDGGAPSGHTRLRLLPEASYLLFLDVQVSVSLSQLASGTPVDSALEQTPPACAGITSRVRFTTPGDDADLRAHFMGASKFHAILEQSF